Proteins co-encoded in one Strix uralensis isolate ZFMK-TIS-50842 chromosome 2, bStrUra1, whole genome shotgun sequence genomic window:
- the LOC141940013 gene encoding LOW QUALITY PROTEIN: snaclec agglucetin subunit beta-2-like (The sequence of the model RefSeq protein was modified relative to this genomic sequence to represent the inferred CDS: inserted 2 bases in 1 codon; deleted 1 base in 1 codon; substituted 1 base at 1 genomic stop codon), producing MASRLLGLFDQAAISIHQHAELCRVTSADLIPNPSHLDSSAKQTCQNLSQKGWVTYTXLLTQKRMTWTQAERNCXTERARGHITNIASADENEFLHKFAQGQKETQFWMGGNYQKGSSLKWCDGSLTTFIQRPLLSLFRAAGGLVNSLFNIKICLTLNIPGRGEWDGSPCSKRLPFICVYKPKLMDINLSLNH from the exons ATGGCCTCTCGTTTGCTGGGTTTGTTTGACCAGGCAGCGATATCCATACACCAGcatgcagagctgtgcagggtTACTTCAGCAG ACTTAATTCCTAACCCATCTCACCTGGACTCATCTGCAAAACAGACCTGCCAAAATCTGTCTCAGAAAGGCTGGGTTACTTACAC GTTACTTACTCAAAAGAGAATGACATGGACCCAAGCTGAG AGAAACTGTTAGACTGAAAGGGCAAGAGGTCACATAACTAACATCGCCAGTGCAGATGAGAATGAATTCCTTCATAAATTTGCTCAGGGACAGAAAGAAACCCAGTTCTGGATGGGGGGAAATTACCAAAAG GGGTCATCTTTGAAATGGTGTGATGGATCTCTGACAACTTTCATCCAGAGGCCTCTGTTATCCcttttcagagctgctggaggactAGTTAACAGCCTGTTTAACATAAAAATTTGCCTGACCCTGAATA TTCCAGGCAGGGGTGAATGGGACGGATCTCCCTGCAGCAAGCGACTACCATTCATCTGTGTTTACAAACCAAAACTGATGGACATT AACCTGTCACTGAACCACTGA